CAACCATAAATAGGTGATATAACATAATATATTATCCATTTTTCACCGTTTAATGTAAGCTCTTTGATTGTAAAGTCATTGTATATTGAAAAGTTAAGTTTTGGCAATAATATATTCTGCTTTTCTGCAGAAACTTTAAGAACTTGATTGTTGTCTCTATCCAGAATCCAAAGTATCCCTTTAGGGTAGCTTACAATTTCTTTCATTGTACTGACAATCTTGCTTTGGTCTATTATTACAAACACATTTGCATTTTTACCATCTATTATCCATCGTGATAAAGTATTTGCGAATACAATTGTAGAAAGATTTTTATAGTCTGCTTTTATTTTAAAAGAAGGTATATATTTCATTTTGTATTCGCCGCTCAAAAACTCAAGCCATTTTTCATAGCTCATATCAAGCGGTCTGTTTATATATGTATAGTAGTTATAAGGTGTTGTAGTATATGACGGACCTACAATGAGGTTCTCAGAAGGAATGTATATGAAAGCATCAATTATATATGAATTTTTATATGTCTGTGAATATATTTCTCTGCAAAGATTTCTGATATTAAGGAGTCTGTCACTGCTGTCAAGCGCTTCTTTGGCTTCAGGTAGAAAAATAAAATAATATGGATTTAAATTTATCCAATCTGCAAGAGATTCAACAGACTTTACAATCTCATTCTCAACCTTGTCCTCAAGCTGAGTAAGTGCAGTTTTGTTATATCTATATAGGCTACTCATCATGATGTCTTTTATACTAAAATAAGACCCAATACCTATCAAAAGCGGAATGATAAAAATAACAAGATATGAAAAGATAAATCGCCACAATATTTTCTTGAACATACTTAAAAAAATCCTCCTCAAATATCATATATTTAAACCCTCATTTTTGGGCAATTTCAATTATAATACAAGCAATATTGAAAAGCAATGAAACAAATTGCAAAGAAAATATAAATGATGAGTACATTTTTAAGAAGCTTAATATTGTCCTTTAAACCTTAACATTTTCCTCTTTCAAAAAGCCTCACCTCCCCTTTATAATAAAAGCTGTAAAGCCCGCTGACAAGTTGCTAAAAACAATAAACTTTTGTCGCGGGTAATTTGGAAAAAATCAATAAAAACTTTCAAAACGAGGAGGTTTAAAGATGGATTGGTTCAAATCTTCTAAAAAGGTTTTAAGTATTATCGTAGTTATTGCATTTGCCTTATCGCTTGTAATTCCAGCATTTATTTCATCAACCTCAATAGCTTATGCAAAAACAATACCAACACTTACCTATTTTGTTCGTCTTGACCCCAAGGTTGCAACATCTTACAACAGCTACTCTTCAATTGCTGCTTACCAGCTTTTGCAGAAAAAACTTGGGGTAAAGATTGTGTTCAAGCACCCACCGGTTGGCGGAGAGACAGACCAGTTCAACTTAATGGTTGCATCAAGACAGCTGACAGACATCATTGAGTGGAACTGGGTTGATAACTATCCTGGTGGACCTGTAAAAGCAATGCTTGATAAGGTAATCATAAGGCTCAATGACTATATGCCAAAATATGCTCCAAATTTATCAAAATACTTACAGCAACATCCTGACATCAAAAAACTTATTGTTACAGACGATGGTGACATTTACGGATTCCCAGCTCTTCGTGGAACAAACCCAAAAATTGCATGCGTATACTATGGACCTCAAATACGAAATGATTGGTTGAAAAAGCTCGGATTAAAAGAACCAGAAACAGTTGATGACTGGTACAAGGTTTTGAAAGCATTTGTAACAAAAGACCCAAACGGCAATGGCAAAAAGGATGAAAGAGGATTTACAATTCTGCGAAATGCTTCAAACCCGAGATATGCATTTGATTATTCTTCCTTCTTAGTTGGTGCATGGGGAATAAAAACAGATTTCTTCCAGATAAATGGAAAGGTCAAATATGGTCCGTTAGAACCACAATACAAACAGTTTATAGCAACACTTCAGAAGTGGTGGAAAGAGGGCCTCATAGACCCGGATATCCTAACAATGAACCAGAAGGTTATAAGAGCAAATGTTCAAAACGATGTAATTGGTGCGTGGATAGGACTTCTTTCTGGCGATATGGGCTTCTTCTTGAACCTGAAGAAAGATATAATAGCTACCAAGTTCCCTGTGCTCAAGAAAGGTGAACAGCCACTTTTAGGACAGGCTGAGTTCTTGTTCGCTCGAACAAGCGCGGCTATAACTACTGCATGTAAAGACATACCAACTGCTATGAAGGTGCTTGACTGGGGTTACAGCAAAGAAGGATATGAAGCGTTCAACTATGGTGTACTTGGAAAGTCTTATATTAAGAAAGATGGCAAGGTTTACTATACAGATGAAATCTTGAAAAACCCACAGGGACTTTCTGCAGCAGAAGCTTTAGCAAAATATGCTCGTGCATCAATCAGCGGTCCTTTTGCTCAAGCTGATGAGTATTATCTACAGATTCAAATGATGTATCCACAACAAAAAGAAGCTGTCATGCAAAAATGGTCTGATGTCAAAAATGACAGAATTTTGCCACCACTTTCGTTTACAGACGAAGAATCCAAGAGACTTGCAAATATTATGAATACAGTCAACACGTACTATGATGAAATGTTCTTAAGACTTATGACTGGAAAAGCAACAAATGTTGATGCATTTGTAAAAACTCTTAAACAAATGAAGATTGATGAGGCTATTAAGATTTATCAAGCTGCATATGACAGATGGAAAAAGAGAAAATAAGATAAAATATGCATAAGAAAAAAGAGCCTTGCAACAAGGCAAAAATTATCGCTTTTCTTAAAAAACCTTATTGCAAGGCTCTTTTTATAAATCTTCTTTGAGGAGGTTCAAAGGATTATGGAAAAAGCAACAATTAAGTCTTATCAGCCAAGTAGATGGCAAGAACTCAAAAAAGACCTTATACGCAACAAAAGCCTCTATTTAATGATTATCCCCGTTGTGGCTTATTATTTTATATTCCATTACATCCCTATGTACGGTCTTCAAATAGCTTTTAAAGACTTTACACCAGCAAAAGGTATTTGGGGCAGTCCATGGGTTGGTTTGGAAAAGTTTAAAGAGTTCTTTGTTTACGATAGCTTTTATGTCTGGAGAATAATCAGAAATACAATACTCATAAACGTTTATGACCTCATATTTGGCTTTCCTGCACCGATAATATTTGCACTGCTTTTAAATGAAATCAAAAACAGCATATACAAAAGGACTCTTCAGACAGTAAGCTACATGCCACACTTTATATCAACAGTCGTTATTGTTGGTATGATTATGGACTTTTTTGCAAGAGATGGTCTTATAAATCAGATTTTAAAATCTCTCGGTATTTTATCAGAACCAATCTCCTTCATGACAGAACCTGGCTGGTTCAGACCACTTTACGTTGGCTCGGGTATTTGGCAAAACCTTGGCTGGGGCTCGATTGTGTACCTTGCTGCAATCTCAAACATAGACCCACAACTTTACGAAGCAGCACTGATTGATGGTGCTGGAAGGTTCAGACAGACACTTTATGTCACAATACCAGGAATACTGCCAACAATTGTTATAATGTTTCTTCTCAGAGTTGGACACATGATGAACGTCGGGTTTGAAAAGGTATTTTTGATGTACAATCCTTTGACATATGAAACAGCAGATGTTATTTCAACCTATGTATACAGAAAAGGTCTTTTGGAGATGGATTATAGCTATGGTGCTGCGGTTGGGCTTTTCAACTCTGTAATCAACTTCTTACTGGTCATATTCTCAAATAAGATTGCTAAAAAACTTACAGAAACATCGCTTTGGTAAGAAAAGGGGTGAACTTTGAAGATGAAAATAAGAAAAAGTGCAGGCGAAATAATATTTGATACTTTCAACTATATATTCTTAGGACTGCTGTGCTTTACAATGCTGTATCCAATGCTATATGTTATATTTGCTTCATTTAGCAATCCTATTAAGCTTATGGCATATAGAGGTCCTTTATTGCGACCACTTGACTTTTCTGTTGAGGCATACAAGCTTTTACTTAGCTACCCCATGATTTGGATAGGTTACAGAAATACACTTGTTTACGTTGTTGTAGGAACAGCTATAAACATTCTTCTTACCACAATGGGCGGGTATGTTCTTTCAAGAAAAAACTTAAAGCTCAAAAACCCAATAATGTTTTTCATAGCATTTACCATGTACTTTAGTGGCGGTATGATTCCAACTTACCTTCTTGTCCAATCACTTGGGATGATAGACACAATCTGGGCAATGATAATTCCAGGTGCAATTTCAACAACAAACCTGATTATAATGAGAACTGGTTTCCACGCAGTGCCGGACAGCTTGGAAGAGTCTGCAAGGATAGATGGAGCAGGGGACTGGACAATACTTTTTAGAATCATGATACCCCTTGCAATGCCAATGATAGCGGTAATGATACTCTTTTATGCTGTAGGTCACTGGAACGCGTTTTTCAGTGCGATTATATACCTGCGTTCAAGAGAACTTTATCCACTTCAGCTTGTTTTAAGAGAGATACTTATTATGAACAGCACAGAGAATATGACAACAGGAATTTCAGATGCATCTGACAGGTTTGCTGTGACAGAGCTTATAAAGTATGCAGCGATTGTCGTATCGACAGTACCAATCCTGTGTATATATCCATTTTTGCAAAAGTATTTTGTAAAAGGGGTCATGATTGGGGCTATTAAAGAGTAATATTTTGTG
The sequence above is drawn from the Caldicellulosiruptor bescii DSM 6725 genome and encodes:
- a CDS encoding type 2 periplasmic-binding domain-containing protein, encoding MDWFKSSKKVLSIIVVIAFALSLVIPAFISSTSIAYAKTIPTLTYFVRLDPKVATSYNSYSSIAAYQLLQKKLGVKIVFKHPPVGGETDQFNLMVASRQLTDIIEWNWVDNYPGGPVKAMLDKVIIRLNDYMPKYAPNLSKYLQQHPDIKKLIVTDDGDIYGFPALRGTNPKIACVYYGPQIRNDWLKKLGLKEPETVDDWYKVLKAFVTKDPNGNGKKDERGFTILRNASNPRYAFDYSSFLVGAWGIKTDFFQINGKVKYGPLEPQYKQFIATLQKWWKEGLIDPDILTMNQKVIRANVQNDVIGAWIGLLSGDMGFFLNLKKDIIATKFPVLKKGEQPLLGQAEFLFARTSAAITTACKDIPTAMKVLDWGYSKEGYEAFNYGVLGKSYIKKDGKVYYTDEILKNPQGLSAAEALAKYARASISGPFAQADEYYLQIQMMYPQQKEAVMQKWSDVKNDRILPPLSFTDEESKRLANIMNTVNTYYDEMFLRLMTGKATNVDAFVKTLKQMKIDEAIKIYQAAYDRWKKRK
- a CDS encoding ABC transporter permease, encoding MEKATIKSYQPSRWQELKKDLIRNKSLYLMIIPVVAYYFIFHYIPMYGLQIAFKDFTPAKGIWGSPWVGLEKFKEFFVYDSFYVWRIIRNTILINVYDLIFGFPAPIIFALLLNEIKNSIYKRTLQTVSYMPHFISTVVIVGMIMDFFARDGLINQILKSLGILSEPISFMTEPGWFRPLYVGSGIWQNLGWGSIVYLAAISNIDPQLYEAALIDGAGRFRQTLYVTIPGILPTIVIMFLLRVGHMMNVGFEKVFLMYNPLTYETADVISTYVYRKGLLEMDYSYGAAVGLFNSVINFLLVIFSNKIAKKLTETSLW
- a CDS encoding carbohydrate ABC transporter permease encodes the protein MKIRKSAGEIIFDTFNYIFLGLLCFTMLYPMLYVIFASFSNPIKLMAYRGPLLRPLDFSVEAYKLLLSYPMIWIGYRNTLVYVVVGTAINILLTTMGGYVLSRKNLKLKNPIMFFIAFTMYFSGGMIPTYLLVQSLGMIDTIWAMIIPGAISTTNLIIMRTGFHAVPDSLEESARIDGAGDWTILFRIMIPLAMPMIAVMILFYAVGHWNAFFSAIIYLRSRELYPLQLVLREILIMNSTENMTTGISDASDRFAVTELIKYAAIVVSTVPILCIYPFLQKYFVKGVMIGAIKE